One window of Cydia fagiglandana chromosome 19, ilCydFagi1.1, whole genome shotgun sequence genomic DNA carries:
- the LOC134674001 gene encoding probable sodium-coupled neutral amino acid transporter 6: MQRLGTPKPQLVSHHSGYTAGETVGGLSVLFTVLCIVDLFGVFPVIALPKSVIACGYYGIPLVLAVFGLQIYTAMLLGRCWILARQITPDIREKNRYPYAAVAELAFGRHARRLVTFLIDATVFSAGVPNFIVASQSMQLFWWKITGGEVGISYCVWMIIIGLLLCPVMWLGSPKDMKSLAVTSVGIVSTVALCVWTCILLDDSSPSSAGLLDQPQLQDLVVAYGIIAFQFDIHPMLLTIQVDMKDSRKINRAVLCGFAFTGALFAVTSALAAYRYGSAVENNILQGIPPSIALFVVALLVTLQLCLSSAVGNSALFQHVEDLLHIPRDFSCQRCLLRSSIVALAVFLGESVPRFDLVMGLVGSTLTGPLMFIFPPLFFLKLCHAKSNLKILKQNGGNKNGDSFPLIIHNALETQYKTFVETHDEFYSKMEQYKIKWYDIFLAILVMSMGLVATVVSTYSSWSDAVSSATFSTPCLYNATAAARSFLEATTKI, encoded by the exons ATGCAGCGCCTCGGCACCCCCAAGCCGCAGCTAGTCTCCCATCACTCTGGCTACACCGCCGGGGAGACGGTGGGCGGGCTCAGCGTGCTGTTCACAGTGCTCTGCATTGTTGACCTGTTCGGTGTGTTCCCGGTTATCGCGCTGCCTAAGAGCGTCATCGCTTGTG GTTACTACGGCATTCCGCTGGTGCTGGCCGTGTTTGGGCTGCAGATATACACGGCGATGCTGCTCGGCCGGTGCTGGATCCTGGCGCGGCAGATCACGCCTGACATCCGGGAGAAGAACAG GTACCCGTACGCCGCCGTGGCGGAGCTGGCGTTCGGCCGGCACGCCAGGCGGCTGGTGACGTTCCTCATTGACGCCACGGTCTTCAGCGCTGGCGTGCCCAACTTTATAGTCG CATCCCAAAGCATGCAGCTCTTCTGGTGGAAGATCACCGGAGGCGAGGTCGGCATCTCCTACTGCGTGTGGATGATCATCATAGGGCTCCTGCTCTGCCCAGTCATGTGGCTCGGCTCTCCTAAGGACATGAA ATCGCTAGCAGTCACATCCGTGGGCATCGTGTCGACGGTCGCCCTCTGCGTGTGGACCTGCATCTTACTGGACGACTCGTCGCCGTCCAGCGCTGGGCTGCTGGACCAGCCCCAGCTTCAAGACCTGGTTGTTGCTTACGGCATCATAGCTTTCCAG TTCGACATCCACCCGATGCTGCTGACCATCCAAGTGGACATGAAAGACAGCCGTAAGATCAACCGCGCGGTGCTCTGCGGGTTCGCCTTCACCGGCGCCCTGTTCGCGGTCACGTCCGCGCTCGCCGCGTACCGTTACGGGAGTGCGGTGGAGAACAACATACTGCAAG GGATCCCGCCGTCCATAGCCCTGTTCGTGGTGGCGCTGCTAGTGACGCTCCAACTTTGTCTCTCCAGCGCCGTCGGCAACTCCGCGCTCTTCCAGCACGTCGAGGATCTGCTGCACATACCCAGAG ATTTCAGCTGCCAACGCTGCCTCCTCCGCTCCAGCATCGTCGCACTAGCCGTATTCCTCGGCGAGAGCGTGCCACGCTTCGATCTAGTCATGGGCCTAGTCGGGTCCACGCTGACCGGCCCGCTAATGTTCATATTCCCCCCTCTCTTCTTCCTGAAGCTGTGCCACGCGAAATCTAACCTCAAAATTCTCAAACAAAATGGCGGAAACAAAAATGGCGACAGTTTCCCGCTCATTATCCACAACGCTTTAGAAACTCAGTACAAAACCTTTGTTGAGACGCATGACGAGTTTTATTCAAAAATGGAACAGTATAAAATAAAGTGGTACGATATATTTCTGGCTATATTAGTTATGTCGATGGGATTGGTGGCGACAGTGGTGTCGACATATTCGAGCTGGTCGGACGCTGTGAGTTCCGCGACGTTTTCGACGCCATGTTTGTATAACGCGACCGCGGCCGCGAGAAGCTTTCTCGAGGCGACTACGAAAATAT
- the LOC134673983 gene encoding glutathione synthetase-like isoform X4, whose product MGQGPEGGHRSAGIARDAALRHHAGVALPAHGEPVREAHALLLVEAGRDQQHRVRVRPSWARVQGDTETLSLGLFRSDYLMQQPDGNKIKQVEFNTIASSFGAISSNLPAMNRYILRQLGCGDLIKNMPENKALSGLCSGIIEAYDLFGVPGSVALFVVEEVSYNICDQRFHEFEISETRPDIIIYRKTLNEIFEETSLNDKKQLMLDDKVVAVVYYRSGYEPAQYPSQREWDARLRVEQSTAIKCPSIHYQLAGTKKVQQALAAPGALEQFLGAGAISGRVRDIFTGLYSLDFDDSGERAVEMALADAERFVLKPQREGGGNNLYGADIREALLRMRHSRERAAYILMERILPPLVSGYVVRPGGPVPPPLTDLVSELGIFGVIIGSKDKIYSNRQVGHMLRTKLADANEGGVAAGLGALDSPYLLDL is encoded by the exons CCGGTATCGCTAGGGATGCTGCGCTCCGACATCATGCTGGAGTCGCGCTGCCCGCACACGGAGAACCAGTGCGCGAAGCACACGCCCTACTGCTCGTGGAAGCAGGTCGAGATCAACAGCATCGCGTCCGGGTTCGGCCATCTTGGGCCCGTGTCCAGGGAGATACAGAG ACCCTCAGCCTGGGGCTGTTCCGCTCCGACTACCTGATGCAGCAGCCAGACGGCAATAAGATTAAACAAGTGGAGTTTAACACGATCGCGTCGAGTTTCGGCGCCATCTCCTCCAACCTTCCCGCCATGAATCG CTACATATTGCGGCAGTTGGGATGCGGTGATCTAATAAAGAac ATGCCAGAAAACAAGGCCCTCTCCGGCCTCTGCTCCGGCATCATAGAGGCCTACGATCTGTTCGGGGTGCCCGGTTCAGTGGCCTTGTTCGTGGTCGAAGAAGTTTCCTACAACATCTGCGACCAACGCTTCCATGAGTTCGAGATATCGGAGACACGGCCCGACATTATA ATATACAGAAAAACACTGAATGAAATATTCGAGGAGACGTCACTTAATGACAAAAAACAATTAATGCT AGACGACAAAGTGGTCGCCGTGGTGTACTACAGATCTGGGTATGAGCCGGCGCAGTATCCGTCTCAAAGGGAGTGGGATGCAAGACTCAGGGTAGAACAATCCAC AGCAATCAAATGTCCGTCCATACACTACCAGCTGGCTGGTACGAAGAAGGTACAGCAGGCGCTGGCGGCTCCCGGCGCGCTCGAACAATTCCTAG GTGCTGGCGCAATATCGGGCCGCGTGCGTGATATATTCACCGGACTGTATTCGTTGGACTTCGACGACAGCGGCGAGCGAGCGGTCGAGATGGCCCTGGCAGACGCTGAACG GTTCGTGCTAAAACCGCAGCGAGAGGGCGGCGGCAACAACTTATATGGAGCGGACATCCGCGAAGCGTTGCTACGGATGAGACACAGTCGCGAGCGAGCCGCCTACATCCTCATGGAAAGGATATTACCACCGCTG GTATCCGGTTACGTGGTCCGTCCGGGCGGCCCGGTCCCGCCGCCGCTCACAGACCTGGTGTCCGAACTGGGGATCTTCGGCGTCATCATCGG ATCAAAAGACAAAATCTACAGCAACCGGCAAGTGGGCCACATGCTGCGCACGAAGCTTGCGGACGCGAACGAGGGCGGAGTCGCCGCCGGCCTCGGCGCTCTCGACTCGCCGTACCTACTCGACTTGTAA